The following proteins come from a genomic window of Candidatus Zymogenus saltonus:
- the hisB gene encoding imidazoleglycerol-phosphate dehydratase HisB, which produces MSRRAEIKRKTTETDIKLTIELDGEGKYSVKTPVGFLNHMLELFSRHGLFDLVVEAGGDTEVDHHHTTEDIGICLGDAVLDALGDKAGIKRYGTATVPMDEALATAVVDLSGRPFLVYEVDFGKEKVGEFDVELFEEFFRAFANHAMANVHIVLHHGENTHHMAEACFKAFARSLAEAVKVDPRIMGVLSTKGSL; this is translated from the coding sequence ATGTCAAGAAGGGCCGAGATAAAGAGGAAGACGACGGAGACCGATATCAAGCTCACGATAGAGCTGGACGGTGAGGGGAAGTACAGCGTTAAGACGCCGGTTGGATTTCTGAACCACATGCTTGAGCTGTTCAGCCGCCACGGCCTTTTCGACCTGGTCGTAGAGGCCGGGGGAGACACGGAGGTCGATCACCATCACACGACCGAGGACATAGGGATCTGTCTGGGCGACGCCGTCCTCGATGCGCTGGGGGACAAGGCGGGGATAAAGCGCTACGGCACGGCGACCGTCCCCATGGACGAGGCGCTGGCCACCGCGGTGGTAGACCTCTCGGGCAGGCCCTTTCTGGTTTACGAGGTGGACTTCGGAAAGGAGAAGGTGGGTGAGTTCGACGTGGAGCTCTTCGAGGAGTTCTTCCGGGCCTTTGCCAACCACGCTATGGCGAACGTCCATATAGTGCTTCACCACGGCGAGAACACTCACCACATGGCGGAGGCTTGCTTCAAGGCGTTCGCCCGCTCCCTGGCTGAGGCCGTGAAGGTCGACCCGAGGATCATGGGCGTCCTCTCAACAAAGGGGAGCCTCTGA